Part of the Caulobacter sp. SL161 genome is shown below.
CACCGCCCGCCGCCTGCCCGCCATCGCCCTGCCCGCCCTGCTGGGCGGCGCGCTGCTGCTGGGCGCCGCCGCTCCGGCGTTGGCGCAAAGCAACGACGCGGCCTTCAAGGCCACCACCTTCAACCTGTCGGCTTCGGGCGAGACCCTGGTGGCGCCGGACATGGCGACTATCAATCTGGGCGTCCAGACCGACGCGGCCACGGCGGCCGAGGCGCTCAAGGCCAACGGCGCGCGGATGAACCAGGTGATGGCCGCCCTGAAGAAGGCCGGGATCGCCGATCGCGACATCCAGACCTCGAACCTGAATCTGAACGCGCAGTACGCCTATGAGCAGAACCAGCCGCCCAAGCTGACCGGCTACCAGGCCTCGAACCAGGTGACGATCACGGTGCGCGACCTGGCCAAGCTGGGCGCGGCGGTGGACGCGACGGTCAGCGCCGGCGCCAATACGGTCAACGGCATCAGCTTTGGCCTCGCCAACCCGCAGGCGGCCGAGGACGCCGCGCGGCTGGAAGCTGTCAAGGCGCTGCAGGCCAAGGCCGCGCTCTATAGCCGCGCGACCGGCTACAAGATCATCCGCATGATCAATCTCAGCGAAGGCGGCGGCTATTCGCCCGTGCCCCCGCCCATGCCGGTGTTCACCATGGCCAAGCGCGAGATGGCCGACGCCACCAGCATCTCGGCCGGCGAGCTGAAGGTCCGCGTCGACGTCAGCGCGGTGTACCAAGTCACCCAGTAGGCGCATGAAAAAGCCGCCGTCGGGATGTGCCGGCGGCGGCTTGTCAGGGTCAGAAGCCGGCCTTCTTGAAGGCCTGCTCGACGCGATCCTTGATCTCAAGGCCCGGCAGGGCGCGATCGCCTTCCATGACGGCCACATAGGTGAGGTTGCGCGCGGGCTTGCCTTCGCCGGTCGGCACCGGGCCGATCGCCCAGCCGACGGTGGCGCCCGGGGCCGTGCCGCTGTCGCAGCTGAAGAAGCGCGCGGGCTTGCCCAGATTGTCCTGCAACAGCTTCTCGGCCGTGGTCACGACCCCATCGCAGGTCGGCAGGTTGCGCGCGCAGGTGATATAGCCGCCGCCGCGCCAGACCATCCGGCCGTTGGCGGCGTCAGCGATCACTACGCAGGTCGAGGCCGAGCCGATCTGGCGACCGATGGACTGGGCCAGCACGGTGTCATCAACGCCGTCCGGCAGCTTGGGCGAACACGCCGCAAGGCCGGCGACAGCGAGAACGACAAGCGCCCCGCGCAGGATCGTGGGGCGCGTCATCGATCAGGCCGCCT
Proteins encoded:
- a CDS encoding SIMPL domain-containing protein: MTHTARRLPAIALPALLGGALLLGAAAPALAQSNDAAFKATTFNLSASGETLVAPDMATINLGVQTDAATAAEALKANGARMNQVMAALKKAGIADRDIQTSNLNLNAQYAYEQNQPPKLTGYQASNQVTITVRDLAKLGAAVDATVSAGANTVNGISFGLANPQAAEDAARLEAVKALQAKAALYSRATGYKIIRMINLSEGGGYSPVPPPMPVFTMAKREMADATSISAGELKVRVDVSAVYQVTQ